From Xyrauchen texanus isolate HMW12.3.18 chromosome 12, RBS_HiC_50CHRs, whole genome shotgun sequence, one genomic window encodes:
- the LOC127652973 gene encoding zinc finger protein 569-like, with translation MFVKEESEDMDYPETCSIKTEHTEEQTDLMQMKEEYKESNEVKEESEELNIVEEEHQYQNPHHFMNGEKSFSCSQTEKNSSQSNTQTKNDFTCHQCGKSFSKKASLKGHIRIHTGEKPYTCLQCGNSFTCKGSLNVHMIIHTGEKAFMCPQCGKSFIQKGGLEDHIRCHTGEKPFTCPQCGKSFRKRGGLKDHIRCHTGEKPYTCHQCEKSFTKRGDLNDHIRRHTGEMPYTCHQCGKSFINRGSFYVHMRSHTGKKPFTCLHCGKCFVCKGNHDVHLRIHTGEKPYTCSQCGKSFSRSHILKQHESMHTGEKPYHCPSCGKRFRQLRSLRNHRKRHSQGREAEEIKAEEGESEEEQKVAVRKEDLPEELREQRPMKAKTKISIFSALSEGEATDLAQELGAMLGRHVNLDMIASVPSAEADVAKNILCTLQRLLKEKLGEESHFSLLTHTFGPQVVDDVIPFLINLTVVKEEIQEPIEVKEESQEQEMEEEHQYQNQNNFITGEKSISCSQTEKNSSQNKSQAKNPFTCSHCGNSFTRKDSLNEHMRIHSGEKPFTCHQCGKSFRNKRDLNVHMRIHTGEKKFTCLQCGKRLTSKGRLNDHMRIHTGEKPYMCHQCGKSFINRGRLRDHIVYHTGEKPYSCYRCERRFRNRGNLHSHMRIHTGEKPFACHQCGKSFRNKQDLNVHMRIHTGEKPYACLQCGKSFTSKGYLNVHIRIHTGEKPFTCHQCGKSFTHKPSLQRHIKRHTEEKPFKCPQCGKGFTKKEDLDVHIQIHTDEKTFTCLQCGKNFTQKRGLKVHMRIHTGEKPFTCHQCGKSFIQSNALKRHERVHTGEKPYKCPSCGKCFRQSRSLSNHRKVHFPELL, from the exons ATGTTTgttaaagaggagagtgaagatATGGATTATCCAGAAACATGCAGTATTAAAACAGAACACactgaggaacaaacag atttgatgcaaatgaaagAAGAATATAAAGAATCAAatgaagtgaaagaggaaagtgaAGAACTGAATATAGTGGAGGAGGAACATCAGTATCAGAATCCTCATCATTTCATGAATGGAGAAAAGTCTTTTAGTTGCTCACAGACTGAGAAGAATTCCTCACAAAGCAATACTCAAACCAAAAATGatttcacatgccatcagtgtggaaagagtttctcaaAGAAAGCAAGTCTTAAGGGACatataagaattcacactggagagaagccttacacatgccttcagtgtggtAATAGTTTCACATGTAAAGGATCCCTTAATGTGCACAtgataattcacactggagagaaagcTTTCAtgtgccctcagtgtggaaagagtttcattcagAAAGGAGGTCTTGAGGATCACATAAGatgtcacactggagagaagcctttcacttgtcctcagtgtggaaaaagtttcagaAAAAGAGGAGGCCTTAAGGATCACATAAGatgtcacactggagagaagccttacacttGCCATCAGTGTGAAAAAAGTTTCACAAAGAGAGGAGACCTTAACGATCACATAAGACGTCACACTGGAGAGATGCCTTACacttgccatcagtgtggaaaaagttttattAATAGAGGAAGCTTTTATGTGCACATGAGAAGTCACACTGGAAAAAAGCCCTTTACATGCTTACATTGtgggaaatgttttgtttgtaaaGGAAACCATGACGTGCacttgagaattcacactggagagaagccttacacatgcagtcaatgtggaaagagttttagtCGGTCACACATCCTAAAACAACATGAGAGcatgcatactggagagaagccataccaCTGCCCTTCATGTGGGAAAAGGTTCCGCCAATTAAGGTCTTTAAGAAATCATAGAAAAAGGCATT CACAGGGAAGAGAAGCAGAGGAAATCAAAGcagaagaaggagaaagtgaagagGAGCAAAAGGTTGCT GTTCGTAAAGAGGATCTCCCTGAGGAGCTCCGAGAACAACGGCCGATGAAAGCAAAGACAAAGATAAGCATCTTCTCTGCTCTCAGTGAAGGGGAGGCCACAGATTTGGCCCAGGAGCTGGGAGCCATGCTTGGGCGACACGTAAACCTAGACATGATTGCAAGTGTTCCCAGTGCTGAGGCAGACGTTGCAAA GAATATACTCTGCACTCTCCAGCGCTTGCTAAAGGAAAAACTGGGAGAGGAATCACATTTTAGTCTGCTGACGCATACGTTTGGACCACAAGTGGTAGATGATGTCATCCCATTTTTAATCA atttaacCGTAGTGAAAGAGGAAATTCAAGAACCAATAGAAGTTAAAGAAGAAAGCCAAGAACAGGAAATGGAGGAGGAACATCAGTATCAGAATCAAAATAATTTCATAACTGGAGAAAAGTCTATTAGTTGCTCACAGACTGAGAAGAATTCTTCACAAAACAAAAGTCAAGCCAAAAATCCCTTCACCTGCTCTCACTGTGGAAATAGTTTTACACGGAAAGACAGTCTTAAcgagcacatgagaattcactctggagagaaacctttcacgtgtcatcagtgtggaaagagcttCAGAAATAAACGAGATCTTAAtgtgcacatgagaattcacactggagagaaaaagTTCACCTGCCTTCAGTGTGGTAAAAGATTAACGTCTAAAGGACGCCTTAatgatcacatgagaattcacactggagagaagccttacatgtgtcatcaatgtggaaagagtttcattaaTAGAGGACGCCTTAGGGATCACATAGTGtatcacactggagagaagccttactcATGCTATCGATGTGAAAGACGATTCAGGAATAGAGGAAACCTTCAtagtcacatgagaattcacactggagagaaaccttttgcatgccatcagtgtggaaagagcttCAGAAATAAACAAGACCTTAAtgtgcacatgagaattcacactggagagaaaccttatgCATGCCTCCAGTGTGGTAAAAGCTTCACGTCTAAAGGATACCTTAATGTgcacataagaattcacactggagagaaacctttcacttgccatcagtgtggaaaaagtttcacacATAAACCAAGTCTTCAGAGGCACATAAAACGTCACACTGAAGAGAAACCTTTCaaatgccctcagtgtggaaagggtttcacaaaaaaagaagaccttGATGTGCACATTCAAATTCACACTGACGAGAAGACTTTCACGTGCCTTCAATGTGGGAagaatttcacacaaaaaagagGCCTTAAagtgcacatgagaattcacactggagaaaagcccttCACGTGCCATcaatgtgggaagagtttcattcAGTCAAATGCCCTAAAAAGACATGAGAgggtgcatactggagagaagccatacaAGTGCCCCTCATGTGGAAAATGTTTCCGCCAATCAAGATCTCTAAGTAATCATAGAAAAGTGCATTTCCCTGAGTTGTTATAG